From the Limosilactobacillus panis genome, one window contains:
- a CDS encoding alpha/beta hydrolase, protein MRRTSRRRWWVIICFTLAIGLFAILAGRWTKHNVDLMETRQRSTMSPVIMIPGSSATVNRFDTLVRKLNALDHQNHSLLKVKVYNSGRITYTGKIRPRDREPFIVVGFENNHDGYGNIKLQAKMFSKAFNQLKGHYAFNNFKGIGHSNGGLIYTYYLEHYFKERQIKITRLLTIASPFNFAEPTNRKTEMLREFEKNRDELPKNMVVYSIAGSENYIQDGLVPVSSVEAGKYIFQGVVKNYTQVTVTGKLAQHSALPQNKQVIVLIRRHVLKHQHPHPNRGMPPTNNNND, encoded by the coding sequence ATGAGAAGGACTAGCCGCCGGCGCTGGTGGGTAATAATTTGTTTTACCCTCGCAATCGGCCTTTTTGCAATACTGGCGGGCCGGTGGACAAAACACAATGTGGATTTAATGGAAACGCGGCAACGGTCAACCATGTCACCGGTTATTATGATTCCCGGAAGCAGTGCGACTGTTAACCGCTTTGATACCTTAGTGCGGAAGCTCAATGCCCTCGACCACCAGAACCATAGTCTCTTGAAGGTAAAGGTTTATAATAGTGGGCGGATCACTTACACTGGTAAAATTCGGCCACGTGACCGGGAGCCATTTATCGTTGTCGGCTTTGAGAACAATCACGATGGCTATGGTAATATCAAACTCCAGGCGAAAATGTTTAGTAAGGCTTTTAACCAGTTGAAGGGCCATTACGCTTTTAATAATTTTAAGGGGATTGGTCATTCGAACGGGGGCCTTATTTACACCTATTATCTTGAGCACTACTTTAAAGAACGCCAGATTAAAATTACTCGTCTGTTGACCATTGCCAGTCCGTTTAACTTTGCGGAACCGACGAACCGGAAAACGGAAATGCTCCGCGAATTTGAAAAAAACCGGGACGAGCTCCCCAAGAACATGGTCGTCTATTCGATTGCGGGTTCGGAAAATTACATTCAAGATGGCCTCGTTCCGGTTAGCAGTGTCGAAGCTGGTAAATATATTTTCCAGGGTGTTGTTAAAAATTATACTCAGGTTACGGTAACGGGAAAGTTAGCTCAACACTCAGCGTTACCGCAAAATAAACAGGTTATTGTACTCATCCGCCGGCACGTGTTAAAACATCAACACCCCCACCCAAATCGGGGGATGCCGCCGACAAATAACAATAATGATTGA